From the genome of Marasmius oreades isolate 03SP1 chromosome 1, whole genome shotgun sequence:
TAGAGTTCAAGATTGCCGTTGGCAACATCTGGGGGATTGTTTAGTTGGACTAAAAGAGTAACACGGATCCATCTGTAGTCTCAGGAGTCAAAGACGATACGTGAAAATGAACCAAGTTGGCATACTTTCCCCGGGAAAAAGTGAAGGATCCCCTCGACACACTGATGCCAAAGTCCGAATTGCATGTAACACTGCTTTCTTGGCAAAGACCATTTGGAGACTGGATGTAGGCGTAAACTGGGCCGCGCGACGCGATTCAAATCGAGGATTGTCGGTTCACGCGATATTCGTACCTTCCCCGGCACCGCCCTTCCTCCACATTAGTCGAGTACTGAAGCAATCGTGTCCAGTGGGCAGGTTTCCACCGCTACAACCAGTCACGTTCGGACCACCTCGCAGTCCTGGAAGCTTCCCTCCCTTTACCCAATCAAAGCCTTTGTCAAATAAAAGATCGTAGCTGAGCATCATAGACCGGTAGGGTTGATCATTTGTAGAGTTCCAGAGGTTGATGAACTGGACACCCCCGGTATCGTGCGAGTAGCTTCCTTTGGGGTACGTGACTCGTAAAACAGGTCCTGGAGAGGCGTTGAGCGGATCGGCAACAAAAGCGATACTTTGAGAGCCATCTTGAATTTTGGCCTTCTCCAAGGACCACTTGGAGACTATATGAGACTGGGAATCGGAGCTAGAGAGGGTAGAAGTGGGAAATGGGAACGAAGTGCTAGTAGCAAGCGAATATTGAGAAGCCAACGCATTAGTTCCTGCTTGCAGTGACAATGAAAGGTgaagtaaagaaagaaaataaGACGAAGTAAGGGGGAAGCATCGAGAGTAGGAGGGACTGGACATGATGGTCGAGAGAGGGAGACTGGTCACAACATCGGGCCTTCCACCTGAGAGGGGCGACTATGTAAGCGGTTATACTGAAAGTACATCGAGGACTCAGGTCCTTGAGGCTTGAGAGAGGGAATAGCCCACGTGACCTGCCCATCAATTATGAAGCTGACGGTCAAAAGCGTCCTGCGATGCATTCATGTTCAGCCAATCTTCTCGAAAAGGTCCTACTCGCGATACCGACCATGAATATACCCAGCCACTGTTATCAGAGGCCGCAGAAAATGTTGATGACAACGACCACGTCGTATTCTCACTAGACTCAGATTCGGATTCTGACGAACACGTTGGCAACCGAAGGAACAGGGACGACCATTCTGTACGGTTCCAGGAGGATGTGCACATAATTCCACCTCCGTTGAGGTCCACGGTATCTTCTCGGGAAGCTCGTACGAGGTCGCCTCTTCATTCGTCACAATACTCTGATTTTTCCACGTAGAATTCGAGCTTGACTCGGATGAActcgacgatgaagaagaccaAACCTCAAGCGTTAGACGAGGGCATATGGATAATACAATGCCGCTGATTGTAGGACTATTCGATGCGTCTGCACGGCGCAGTCTGGATGCCTCTGTACCCCTAGGTGAAAATGGCTATGATCCGGCGGTGAACGTGGATTTAGAGGAGTTGGCTGCAAAGCGTACTGCTGGTGGAGGTTTACTCGACTCTATTGCAAACATGGCGAACTCGATTTTGGGAGCAGGTGCGTGGTCTACACTCGTAAATATAGGGAGTAATTGTGAGTTAACCTGGATCATCTCATAGGCATTATTGGTAGGTATTTCTCAAGCAGATTCTCGGTACAAAATCTGATATGGATCCGGTTCAGGCCTTCCGTACGCTATCAGCCAGGCTGGTTTCGTTACTGGTCTCCTGTTACTCGTGTTTTGCTGCGGTTTGACCGATTGGACCATCAACCTGATAGTCATCAACGCAAAATTAAGTGGAAGTCAGTCGTACATGGACGTCATGAGTCGTTGTTTTGGCTCCAGTGGACGTGCAGCTATCTCTTTTTTTCAATTCACTTTTGCCTTTGGAGGTAAGCTTTGGATCTATCTGGACATTATGTGTGTGCTAACAAGCAAAAAGGGATGATTGCTTTCTCCATTATAATCGGCGATACAATACCCCATGTCATTACCTCGATATTTCCCACTCTTGCTACGATGCCCGTACTGTGGATCTTCACCAATCGGCAGTTCATAATTTTTCTATGCACAACTTGCGTTTCATACCCCTTATCCTTACATCGCGACATTCACAAGCTTTCTCGCGCGTCCGGGTTGGCTCTGATTGGAATGTTAATTATCGTATTCGCCGTGGTTATTGAAGGTCCTCACGTACCCCCGGAGCTGAAGGGCGACCCATCCAAGCGCTTCTCGCTCGTCAACTCCGGCATCGTGCAGGCCATCGGTGTTATATGTTTCGCTTTCGGTCGGTTCCCCATTACGTGGATTTTCGGCTTTTCAGCTCACCTTTTATATAGTATGCCATCACAACTCGCTTCTTATTTATGGAAGTTTACGAACGCCGACTCTTGACCGATTCGCTCAAGTAACACATGTATCGACTTTGTTGTCGCTGCTATGCTGTTGTACCCTCGCCATATCTGCATTTGTTGTATTCACAGACAAAACGCAAGGCAACATCCTGAACAATTTTCCTTCAGTAAGTTTTCGATCCTCCGACAACCTCACGAGTGTTTACCCGTCTTCTAGAATGATACGCTAATTAATGTGGCGCGTTTTTGCTTTGGGCTCAATATGTTCACCACACTCCCTTTGGAACTTTTTGTGTGCAGGGAGGCAAGTGCGATCGTTAGCTGGCAACCTTGTGCTAACCATGAAAATAGGTAATCGAACAATACTTTTTCTCGCACGAACGATTTAGTCCCCAACGACACCTGTTTTTCACGACGACCATCCTTTACGCCTCAATGCTGAGTGGGTTAAACCTCTCCTCCTATATACATTACTTATTTTTCTTCTCCAGTCGCGCTCGTTACTTGTGATCTTGGAGTGATGCTCGAAATCACTGGTGGTGTATCGGCCACGGCCATGGCATTCATTTTCCCAGCTGCCTGCTACCTCAAACTTTCAAACCAGTCGGAACCGTGGTACAGCCGTAAAAGACTCCCAGCTTTGGCCTGTGTAATATTCGGTGTGACCGCGATGACCCTCTCCCTATTTCTTGCCTTGCGAAAATCTTGGACCCCGCAAGGAGACGCAAAAATTTGCATGTGAATCGATATATGTACCCGTTAACTACATACTATATGGACGCTCTTTGCAGCACACGACTTCTCTAATGGATGCATGGACACTATAATGATATGTAGACTAACGCTAAGAGCCTGATGCAAGAAAAATGGATTAATCCGCTCCAATTGCCTCTTTGAGGCCCTTTACTTCATTCAACTCCTCTAAGCGTAAGCCCTTTCCTTTACTTTCCACTGCAGAGAGCGGGGAAACTTGCACGGGTTGGTAATTCATCCAAAAGTAATCAATTTTCTCGAACGGCCATGGATCGGGATTGCGGTCTTCCGGAGCGCAGACGAGTAACCATATCGCATCGTATCCTCCGGCTACGTGCGTGGTGGGCAGAGAAGTTCAGCAAAGAAAAAAACCACGTTAGACAGCGACATACCACCAGGAACGCCACCTCCGATTACACCTGCTTGCGAAATACACTCATCAAGGAGAGCTGTCTGTTCTCGTGGCTCGATTGGGACACCAGCCAGATTACCCATTTCCCTCATTTTTTGACGTATCGCCTGAAAAAATACGATGTGTGAAAACGTCCCAACGAAATAAACTCGCGTACCTCAGTAACTTGATGGACCCTATAGAATGTTTCGGCGACATCAGTCTCCTCCCTGGATAGGGAAGGATCAGCGGTCCACTACATAAGAGAAGAAAGCTATCAGAAAAGTTTGAAGGTTCCAGAGCGTCGATGCATTTTACTTGTAAAGGTTGTAGAGATGAAATGTATTTCAACGCTCTGCTGTAATTTTCCGGATCCCGCGAGTGTAAATCGGTCAACTGTAGGAGTGCCTTCGCGAGGGACTGGTTTTGTTGGTCAATTTCATTCCAAAGGGCTTCGGCTGTGGAGAGACAAAAATGAGGGTGTGAGTGaagcttcaagttcaaaaaTCTCTTGAAGAACCTTTCACGCTGTTCTCCTTGCGCCATTGAAGGACTTTGCCCACCAACGACGGCGTGTCACTTCCCGCGTCGACATCTGCAAGCATTAACCGAGTCAACGGCGGAAGCGAAAACGGTTGGACACGATGATTCCAAGCTTTGTTTGACGGTGAAAGTATGTTAAGCAGTGATTGCGACGCATGGACCTGTAAAGAATAAAAAGGATCAGGAAAATGATGGCCTCGATATAAAAAGACCGCAACAGGAACTCTGTTCACCGTTTCTTCTGACATTAAATCTTTGAGCACCGCCGGATCGAAGCGCGTGTAAATGTGGCTACCAAAGACCGCCGCAGATACATCGAATCCACTACCGACTTTTCCTTGAGCGAGGCAATGCACGAATTGGGAAACGTTATGAGTGAGATGTCGATGCTCATTGTCGTGGTCATCAAAAGCGGAGGTTGGAATTACGCCGAAGTGAAGTAACAGAGAGGAGACCAGCGACGTTATCAAGGCTGCAGATGATCCCATACCCGTCTTGTGAACTTCTGAAAGCGGAACTCCTTGGGGGCAGAACGGCCGAATTTGGGACAGGGATTGCACGCTACGAGGAAGGCCCTTGGACTCGAGCTATGGGGCAAGGTGACGCATCAACGATGATATACTACGAACGATCCCGACATTTAATGTACCTGAGCTCGTTGTGAATAGAAATCATTATCTCCAACGATCACGATGTCAAGCCCTCGAGCTAGGATTTCAGAAACTGCATCTGTACCCCGAACTTGACAGGCCAATGATATCGTGCTTTGTAGTGCcaacttcacgaatttgTTTGTGCTTGAACTAGGAATACTCTCGTGTAAGCCCGTGAACGAAACCGCTGAGCCGTTGGTATACGTTACTTTTGTGATGAAGCCTCGACGACAACGGCTGGCTGAAGTTTGACAGAATACGACCAAACAGCATCCCTGAATTGCGGAGACCGAACTTGGATTACTGGTTCACCGAGACTAGAGAAACCTTGAACGACAGTGTAGAATCTTGGAGACGCGGAGACGACAATTCCCGAATATGCTGGATCGAGAACAAGATAGCCCCCCGCGACAAGAACCTTGCCCGGGGCAGAGACGACTGTGGGCTGACTCTGGATCATAGTAGGGAAGAATCGAAGTATGCTTGCTATACACGCTCATGGCCCTTATATCCTTTCTGCCTCGAGATGTCTGGTGATGAGATAAGCGCCATAAGGAAGCAAGCGGCCGTTGTGTAAGAAAAAAGGAATCCACGCGTATTAACGATGGCTAATTCTAATTTCCCAATTACATATCTGGATATACTGAGACCCTGAACCTGTAAACCATCCAATCACGCCCGTCCTCCATTTCCGAACCATGCTTTTTGTTGTCCGCATGTTGCATTCGTACATCCAGGACACCGAAGTCCAAGCTGCAAGCTCGTCGGTCCCACTTTTTTCTGGTTAAGATGCTCGGCGGCGATATCTGCAAGGGCTCGTATGAAGACCGGAGAATCATTTAAAGACTCTGATCGCTCAATTCGTATCCCAAGCTTTGGCAGGAGGGGGAAAAAACGTAAGCGTTCATGGGACCCCTCGAGGTAGAAGGACAGAAACGTACTTCTCGCGCCTCTTCTGCGTACTCTAAATCAAGCTCATACAACGTCTCGATATGGTCGCTAGTGAAGGCGATGGGTACGAGAATAACCTTCTTTCTCCCTAACCGAGCTAAACCTTTCAAAGCTTCTCCTGTTTGCATACCCATCCATGCGGAAGGACCGACTTGTGATTGCCAGACAAGCCGGTATGGATTTGAATGTCCTAAGCGATCCATGACTGTGGATACTGACGCCGAAACCTCAAGAACATAGGGATCCCCGCGGTTCACCACGGACATAGGTAAGGAATGGgcagaaaataaaagaacAACTTCTGATCTTTCGGAAGGAGGATATTTAGCGAGAGAGGCTTCGATATTCTGAGCCACAGCCTATAAAGGGAGAAGGTAAAGGTTTCACTTTCTTTGTATGTTTGAAAGAAACCGGCGCACCTCAATGAATCCCGGATGCGTTCCCCAACGGTCAATCACGCTCCATTCAACATCACCAAACTCTCCCGCTCTGCCTCTCCTGTACAATTCATTCAGACTGCTGCCTGTAGTGCTGCAGCTATATTGAGGATACTGGGTAAAGGCAATCGCACGCTTAACGCCATCGGCCTTCATTTGACGCGCAGTCTCCTCGGTGAGAGGGCGTGCATAACGAAATGCCACGTAGGGTTTGTGTGGTGCTGTTTCTGGATGGAGTTCGTCGAGTAACTTGACCATGCCCTCCCCCTGAATTTGGGTGTATCGAAGAATCGGAGAACCTCCTCCAATCTCGGCATATTGCTTCTCTATTTTTGGTGTCCTTCTCTTAGCTATGATAGGCGCAAGGTATCTTTGAAATGGCAATGGAATCAAGTCTCCGTCGGAGAAGAGATTAAGGAGAAAATTGTGCGTTTCCTCGACCTGGAACTCGATTGAAATAAAAATGAACAGAGTCAAGAAAGGTAGCATACGGTTGATGGGCCGCCCATATTGAGCATAACAACCGCTTGTGATTGAACATGAGACGTAAATCGGATGGAAGTTCAATGTAAACAAACCTGTTGGACTGAAAATTCCATGAACGAACCGGCCCAACAATGATGGCAGGAATTCGCGTTACCTTTTTGAACCACTTTGTACGGTCGCGAGAGAGCGGAAGTATTTCGGGAAAGAGGATGTCAAGGAGGTGAATCTGGATAGAATCATGGTGCTGGAGGAGGTCGGAAAAGAAAGGTCAAACACAGGCTCACAGCACAGCGACCTGCCAATGCCATCCCGGATTGTTGAGTACTGTTGGTCCGTATTAGCAAATGGCGAAGTGTCTCGAAGTGCCCAATCACAGCTTTTGGCTTTATAATAGGGCTGCTCAATTCTTAAATTGACCGTCAATATTTTGACCGTTCGCGACCATCAACTGACCATCACCTAGAATTTCATACTCCGACAGAAGCCGATCGGCGGATGAGCGCACAAAAACTCGGGGCGTCCGATACTTGGTACAGTGGGACTCAAATCAACCAGTGAATTTATGTAGTCCATAGATGAATAAACTTGAGGTTCAAAGTAGATACTGGTGCAAGTACGTGGCACAATACTGAGAAGAGTAATTCTATTTTACCAATGGTTGTCAAATGGTTGTTGACTCGGATACACCGGTCTTGAACTTGACAACCTTCGTCGTTGGCCTCTCTCTGACTCGGACTCCATGTCCAACTCGTTGGATATCGTTGAGCTTTCCGTTGGACATGTCGAATGTATTCGGAAGTGGTTAGCGTGGGCATTGAGGACAATGGAAGGGCAATCCAGCGAGAGATGACCGCCAGGGTTGCACACCACGTGGCCGCCGATGTCGGAGTATGAAATCCTAGGTGATGGTCAGTTGATGGTCGCGAACGGTCAAAATATTGACGGTCAAATTAAGAATTGAGCAGCCCTAATCCGGTGCTGCACTGGTCAATTTATTTTATTCTAAAGAAGTGTTTACTTATAAAGAAATTAATACTTTCACTTCCGATACTGACG
Proteins encoded in this window:
- a CDS encoding uncharacterized protein (CAZy:PL14), giving the protein MSSPSYSRCFPLTSSYFLSLLHLSLSLQAGTNALASQYSLATSTSFPFPTSTLSSSDSQSHIVSKWSLEKAKIQDGSQSIAFVADPLNASPGPVLRVTYPKGSYSHDTGGVQFINLWNSTNDQPYRSMMLSYDLLFDKGFDWVKGGKLPGLRGGPNVTGCSGGNLPTGHDCFSTRLMWRKGGAGEVYAYIQSPNGLCQESSVTCNSDFGISVSRGSFTFSRGKWIRVTLLVQLNNPPDVANGNLEL
- a CDS encoding uncharacterized protein (CAZy:PL36; CAZy:PL14) → MSSPSYSRCFPLTSSYFLSLLHLSLSLQAGTNALASQYSLATSTSFPFPTSTLSSSDSQSHIVSKWSLEKAKIQDGSQSIAFVADPLNASPGPVLRVTYPKGSYSHDTGGVQFINLWNSTNDQPYRSMMLSYDLLFDKGFDWVKGGKLPGLRGGPNVTGCSGGNLPTGHDCFSTRLMWRKGGAGEVYAYIQSPNGLCQESSVTCNSDFGISVSRGSFTFSRGKWIRVTLLVQLNNPPDVANGNLELYIDNLQVVSQQDLQFRTSSEVDVNGLFFSTFFGGSDDTWSTPVDTHTYYRNVTLWGSSGPSILSGQRVKSSATVIMAHVTVFLLPLLVGLVVLYH
- a CDS encoding uncharacterized protein (BUSCO:EOG09262BHE), which encodes MLPFLTLFIFISIEFQVEETHNFLLNLFSDGDLIPLPFQRYLAPIIAKRRTPKIEKQYAEIGGGSPILRYTQIQGEGMVKLLDELHPETAPHKPYVAFRYARPLTEETARQMKADGVKRAIAFTQYPQYSCSTTGSSLNELYRRGRAGEFGDVEWSVIDRWGTHPGFIEAVAQNIEASLAKYPPSERSEVVLLFSAHSLPMSVVNRGDPYVLEVSASVSTVMDRLGHSNPYRLVWQSQVGPSAWMGMQTGEALKGLARLGRKKVILVPIAFTSDHIETLYELDLEYAEEARELGIRIERSESLNDSPVFIRALADIAAEHLNQKKVGPTSLQLGLRCPGCTNATCGQQKAWFGNGGRA
- a CDS encoding uncharacterized protein (BUSCO:EOG09262BHE), whose product is MILSRFTSLTSSFPKYFRSLATVQSGSKSPTAVVMLNMGGPSTVEETHNFLLNLFSDGDLIPLPFQRYLAPIIAKRRTPKIEKQYAEIGGGSPILRYTQIQGEGMVKLLDELHPETAPHKPYVAFRYARPLTEETARQMKADGVKRAIAFTQYPQYSCSTTGSSLNELYRRGRAGEFGDVEWSVIDRWGTHPGFIEAVAQNIEASLAKYPPSERSEVVLLFSAHSLPMSVVNRGDPYVLEVSASVSTVMDRLGHSNPYRLVWQSQVGPSAWMGMQTGEALKGLARLGRKKVILVPIAFTSDHIETLYELDLEYAEEARELGIRIERSESLNDSPVFIRALADIAAEHLNQKKVGPTSLQLGLRCPGCTNATCGQQKAWFGNGGRA